One window from the genome of Clupea harengus chromosome 19, Ch_v2.0.2, whole genome shotgun sequence encodes:
- the mpp1 gene encoding 55 kDa erythrocyte membrane protein translates to MTLKSNKNEPAVIFEQVHSVRTALSDLYLEQLLHNKPRTDKATMLAHEDKGQAVCSNGSAAHHNGKDMNPREVAFEKNPSEPMGVTLKLNAKQKCTVARILHGGMIHRQGSLHEGDEIAEINGQSVDNQSVDQLQKILKDTNGVVKLKVIPKQQSRSLPCEMFMRAQFDYNPAEDDLIPCKEAGLKFSTGDIIQIIEKKDPNWWQGRVDSSAADFAGLIPSPELQEWRLASKSKKAGDSTQSCSPFGKKKKCKDKYLAKHSSVFDQLDVFSYEEVVRLPACTRKTLILIGAPGVGRSHIKSSLLLKYPEKFAYPAPHTTRPQKKDEENGKEYFFISSDAMTKCIVQNELLEYGSFQGNMYGTKMDTIKKIHEQGKTALLDVEPQTLKLLRTPDFAPLVVFIAPTNGNQSDAVKAIQRESDSILATYKPFCDLVLVNNDVDESVKAVEEAIESASSNPQWVPVSWVY, encoded by the exons ATGACATTAAAGTCCAACAAAAATGAACCAGCTGTCATATTCGAGCAAGTACACAGCGTTCGAACAGCTCTGTCTGATCTGTATCTAGAACAACTGCTTCATAATAAACCACGGACAGATAAG GCTACCATGCTGGCCCATGAGGACAAAGGCCAGGCGGTGTGCTCTAATGGCAGTGCTGCACATCACAATGGCAAAGACATGAACCCACGTGAAGTGGCTTTTGAAAAGAACCCCTCTGAGCCAATG GGAGTGACTCTAAAGTTAAATGCGAAGCAGAAATGTACAGTCGCAAGAATATTACATGGTGGAATGATACACAGACAAG GGTCGCTACACGAAGGTGATGAAATAGCTGAGATAAATGGACAGAGCGTAGACAACCAGTCTGTGGATCAGCTGCAGAAGATTCTG AAAGACACAAATGGAGTTGTCAAACTTAAGGTCATCCCAAAACAGCAGAGCCGCTCTCTTCCCTGTGAG ATGTTCATGCGGGCTCAGTTTGATTATAACCCTGCTGAGGATGACCTCATTCCATGCAAGGAGGCGGGACTGAAGTTCAGCACTGGCGATATCATCCAGATTATAGAGAAGAAGGACCCAAACTGGTGGCAAGGCAGGGTGGACAGCTCGGCTGCTGACTTCGCAGGGCTCATCCCTTCCCCTGAGCTGCAAGAATG gCGTCTTGCAAGCAAAAGCAAGAAAGCAGGAGACAGCACCCAAAGCTGTAGCCCCTTTggtaagaagaagaaatgcaaagaCAAGTACTTGGCCAAGCACAGCTCAG TTTTTGACCAGCTTGATGTCTTCTCCTATGAGGAGGTTGTACGTCTCCCAGCATGTACCAGAAAGACTCTTATCCTCATTG GTGCCCCGGGTGTAGGGCGGAGTCACATCAAAAGTTCGTTGCTGCTAAAATATCCAGAGAAGTTTGCCTATCCAGCCCCGC ATACAACTCGACCCCAGAAGAAGGATGAGGAGAATGGGAAGGAGTACTTCTTCATCTCGAGTGATGCAATGACCAAGTGTATCGTACAGAATGAGCTCCTTGAATATGGAAGCTTTCAGGGAAATATGTACGGCACCAAAATGGACACCATCAAGAAGATTCATGAACAAGGCAAAACTGCGCTGCTCGATGTGGAACCTCAG acactgaaaCTTCTGAGAACTCCTGACTTTGCCcctcttgttgtgttcattGCACCAACCAATGGAAACCAG TCTGACGCTGTGAAAGCTATCCAAAGAGAGTCTGACTCAATCCTGGCCACCTACAAGCCCTTTTGTGACCTGGTTCTGGTGAACAATGACGTGGATGAGAGTGTAAAGGCAGTGGAGGAGGCCATCGAGTCGGCTAGCTCCAACCCGCAGTGGGTGCCCGTGTCCTGGGTGTACTGA